A region from the Helicoverpa armigera isolate CAAS_96S chromosome 6, ASM3070526v1, whole genome shotgun sequence genome encodes:
- the LOC110371965 gene encoding geranylgeranyl transferase type-2 subunit alpha: MHGRVKVRTTEEERVRKEKERQEKLKVYKHAMQKIFHMRQEGELDKDLLELTGKVLSSNPDISTLWNIRREILSIFKKNNESEEELSQLYDAELHLTEYCLKINPKSYCAWHQREWVLTTRTDPDWAKELSLCNTYLKLDERNFHTWDYRRFVVSQCTTPLKDEFDFTTDKLMDNFSNYSAWHYRSKMLVQLYPDLEGGRPIEDSHHKHELKMVQSAAFTDPDDTSAWFYQRWLLGAVRTNINIVVYAVSPLKTTIAFSKPVSQQYIASKTRLFCNNELVNGEWQSCTRHQYDVLWILKHNTEINESSDVKLEYDTEDGGIETIPGIKQNSNTYIGRGEVNFERKYSKPVIEELINQLDACRQLLAMEPDNKWTLLTTTVFLHCIDAKLYHNEVIENLHTLKTIDYLRAGYYDDLITKWSIEDQLVLDYKNNTQDLKIMFNDKITSLPHLQYYSYCENVDLSNQNLTSNVLPSLLMLQHCKKLSLENNNLTTLRKFPKLNLEVLNLKGNKELTEEEVELFKKEYNCMVIF; the protein is encoded by the exons ATG caCGGTCGAGTCAAAGTTCGTACAACTGAAGAAGAACGTGTGAGAAAGGAGAAAGAACGCCAAGAGAAGCTTAAAGTTTACAAACATGCTATGCAAAAGATTTTTCATATG AGACAAGAAGGTGAATTAGATAAGGATTTATTGGAGTTAACTGGAAAAGTGTTGTCATCCAACCCGGACATTAGTACACTATGGAATATCAGAAGAGAAATACTGTCTATATTCAA GAAAAATAATGAGAGTGAAGAAGAATTATCTCAATTGTATGATGCAGAATTGCATTTGACTgagtattgtttaaaaataaacccaaaatCCTATTGTGCCTGGCACCAAAGGGAATGGGTACTGACCACTAGGACAGACCCTGACTGGGCGAAGGAGCTTTCTCTCTGTAATACATATTTGAAGTTAGATGAAAGAAATT TTCATACTTGGGATTATAGAAGATTTGTGGTAAGCCAATGCACCACACCATTGAAAGATGAATTTGACttcacaactgataaactaatGGACAATTTCTCCAATTATTCTGCATGGCACTATAGGAGTAAAATGCTTGTGCAACTTTATCCAGATTTGGAAG GTGGGCGACCAATAGAAGACAGCCATCATAAGCATGAGTTGAAAATGGTGCAGAGTGCAGCGTTCACTGACCCTGATGACACCAGTGCATGGTTCTATCAAAGATGGCTTTTAG GAGCTGTTagaacaaatattaatattgtagtCTATGCAGTGTCGCCATTGAAAACAACAATAGCATTTAGTAAGCCTGTCAGCCAGCAGTATATAGCTTCAAAGACACGCTTATTCTGTAACAATGAACTAGTAAATGGAGAGTGGCAGTCTTGTACAAGGCACCAGTATGATGTTCTATGGATTTTGAAGCATAATACGGAAATCAATGAAAGTTCAGATGTGAAA ttGGAGTATGACACGGAAGATGGGGGGATTGAGACGATTCCTGGTATAAAGCAAAATTCCAATACCTATATTGGTAGAGGAGAAGTTAATTTCGAAAGAAAATATTCCAAGCCTGTCATTGAAGAACTTATTAATCAGCTTGATGCTTGTCGTCAGTTGTTGGCCATGGAGCCtgacaataaat ggaCACTTTTGACAACAACTGTTTTTCTACACTGCATTGACGCAAAACTATATCACAATGAAGTGATAGAAAATTTACATACATTGAAAACCATAGATTATTTGAGGGCTGGCTACTATGATGATTTGATAACCAAATGGAGTATAGAAGATCAACTGGTTCTggattataaaaacaatacccaggatttaaaaataatgtttaatgataaaataaccAGCTTACCTCACTTGCAATACTATAGTTACTgtgaaaatgttgatttatcCAATCAGAATTTGACATCAAATGTCTTGCCTTCATTACTTATGCTTCAACACTGTAAG AAATTATCCTTAGAGAATAACAACCTGACTACCTTAAGAAAATTCCCGAAATTAAATTTGGAGGTTTTGAATTTAAAGGGGAACAAAGAGTTAACTGAGGAAGAAGTAGAGTTATTTAAAAAGGAATACAATTGTATGGTAATTTTCTGA
- the LOC110371966 gene encoding zinc finger and BTB domain-containing protein 14: protein MNNAPQFSLRWNNYVSHVTEAFNVLRFENDLVDVTLCCDGGKIKAHKMLLSACSSYFKQIFKENPCQHPVIIFRNFKFEDLNAIINFMYHGEVNIFQEQLESFLITAELLEVKGLTDNMEDESSKSQLRITDNTSLDLSSKSSRMTEDIVPILSDEPINLATMQSSREEYIPQPITLTSNPSKSIPEQENGTVEMQPETSKSDDNVKLKTAPSTSEEMQVDTQSTSVEDLSEKNSSESELAKFRCQLCPKGFKHPTSLTLHKDSHAGKTQCPVCHRSFSRSYDMRSHLQRIHQGKQLTIKEIRYKNTNDNVAPKQFTHHI from the exons ATGAATAATGCACCGCAGTTCTCGTTGCGCTGGAATAATTACGTATCTCACGTAACAGAAGCGTTCAATGTTCTCCGTTTTGAAAACGATTTAGTGGATGTAACGCTGTGTTGCGATGGAGGCAAAATTAAAGCACACAAAATGTTGTTATCTGCTTGTAGCAGTTACTTCAAGCAAATATTCAAAGAGAATCCATGTCAACATCCAGTGATAATATTCAGAAACTTCAAGTTTGAAGACCTCAATGCGATCATCAACTTTATGTACCATGGTGAGGTAAACATATTCCAAGAACAGTTGGAATCATTCCTCATAACTGCTGAGCTATTAGAAGTTAAGGGTTTGACTGATAACATGGAGGATGAATCATCTAAAAGCCAGTTGAGGATAACAGACAACACCTCTTTAGATTTAAGTTCTAAATCAAGTAGAATGACTGAGGATATTGTGCCTATATTGTCTGATGAACCAATTAACTTAGCTACTATGCAGAGTTCCAGAGAAGAGTACATTCCACAACCTATCACATTGACAAGCAACCCGAGCAAAAGTATTCCAGAACAAGAAAATGGTACTGTTGAAATGCAGCCAGAAACTTCAAAGTCTGACGATAATGTGAAATTGAAAACAGCACCATCTACTAGTGAAGAAATGCAAGTTGATACACAATCAACGTCAGTTGAAGatttatcagaaaaaaatagTTCTG AATCAGAACTGGCGAAATTCCGCTGCCAATTGTGTCCAAAAGGTTTCAAGCATCCCACTTCGCTGACATTACACAAGGATTCACACGCAGGAAAGACACAATGTCCAGTGTGTCATCGGTCTTTCTCAAGGTCCTATGACATGAGGAGTCACCTGCAAAGGATACACCAAGGAAAACAACTGACTATCAAGGAGATTAGATATAAGAATACCAATGACAATGTGGCCCCCAAGCAGTTTACCCATCATATTTAG
- the LOC110371963 gene encoding exonuclease mut-7 homolog, whose protein sequence is MDINKLVSENQSIKIVPSIEDSLRAMGLDVGLDSHSRRWLDQLKVTWKTWKKSPAIESHIESFLQCAAEPFRVVLVFVIKCDDFKDCKPKTLPYFIVETLFKWSQSSGTLPTEELKLPAFHIATQQRNQHFLGLLVKTYRITTIKEKILPIVKDMVKMDNCKQASHIVIAMELFDDIPVEDLVFPLILQDKSNLIDEYLNECPGQAKPLLIFLDKLLDKTVSIRDYVQHYITDNDISHVRYDKLHYKPLGKLVARLCNKFNIPIETCKNLSKNRTTGGLRYLIHQKYQEHNVSSSVWEDLVKDSLKQNAGSGREFIEMLVEYDRNEALKWASYLNMAENELPLALKEISLDDVPEEENWDTNDSSPQTPQEYYKLSLLEDEITLIDNGEKFYNLMISEVVKSSVVGIDCEWKPSFGATYSQVALIQIATSNKVYLLDALVLNKPEYSSFWYTFHKSFLDNAEIIKVGFGLEQDLKEMKSCLVGLGNIKVQGEGLLDLGTLWKSLLNNGLTLPGNSDNVGNSLSCLVQSCFGLPLEKSEQCSNWELRPLRKTQILYAALDAHVLIQIYEYLQKLCSEQQINFEEICNDVMLESKKKCTKKPKVVDRLQASVPVVQSRSVHEVKFIVEPLLSNLMPYLRYCGIDTIVMPSTMLWHDAINVAISENRLVLVCKVKHSPTTIFPQNSILEVGKDTIIQQLRKIFNSFNIKVEQDNLFSFCINCNSKDLRKLNSDEVVKMCNEYQRLLKPPNLHPDGCDDEENSYYDNFLSDSDCDEDLYQADVQPKSSLTTSKGATVDIYDAGKLLALSKCAILCETCGKLFWDEDILLKPVTEVVYNFKKLKIW, encoded by the coding sequence ATGGATATTAATAAACTAGTAAGCGAAAATCAATCCATTAAAATAGTCCCCTCAATAGAAGATTCTCTTCGGGCTATGGGACTAGATGTAGGCCTTGATAGCCATTCGAGAAGATGGTTAGACCAACTGAAAGTGACCTGGAAAACCTGGAAAAAGAGCCCTGCAATCGAATCTCACATTGAATCGTTTCTTCAGTGTGCAGCTGAACCATTCAGAGTAGTTCTAGTTTTTGTTATCAAATGTGATGATTTCAAGGATTGTAAGCCAAAAACTTTGCCTTACTTTATTGTggaaactttatttaaatggtCTCAATCAAGTGGCACACTACCTACTGAAGAGTTAAAACTACCTGCATTCCACATAGCTACACAACAAAGAAATCAGCATTTCCTGGGTCTACTTGTCAAAACATACAGAATTACTACAatcaaggaaaaaatattacccATTGTGAAAGATATGGTTAAAATGGATAACTGCAAGCAAGCATCTCACATTGTAATAGCAATGGAACTGTTTGACGATATACCTGTTGAGGATCTAGTATTTCCATTGATTTTACAAGACAAATCAAACTTGATTGATGAGTATTTAAATGAGTGTCCTGGCCAAGCCAAGCCACTGTTAATTTTTTTGGATAAATTGCTTGACAAAACAGTGAGCATTCGTGATTATGTTCAACATTATATAACTGACAATGATATTTCACATGTTAGATATGATAAACTTCATTATAAACCACTAGGAAAACTAGTGGCTCGTTTATGTAATAAGTTCAACATTCCTATAGAAACTTGCAAGAATCTGAGTAAAAATCGCACAACTGGTGGATTGAGATActtaatacaccaaaaatatcaAGAACACAATGTGAGCTCCTCTGTATGGGAGGATTTAGTAAAGGACTCACTGAAGCAGAACGCTGGTTCAGGACGAGAATTCATTGAAATGTTAGTGGAATATGACCGAAATGAGGCTCTTAAGTGGGCTTCATACTTGAATATGGCTGAGAATGAGTTGCCACTGGCACTTAAAGAAATTTCTTTGGATGATGTCCCTGAAGAAGAAAATTGGGACACTAATGACAGTTCACCACAAACTCCACAGGAGTATTACAAATTAAGTTTACTAGAAGATGAGATAACACTTATTGACAATGGAGAAAAATTTTACAATCTTATGATATCAGAAGTTGTCAAAAGCAGTGTTGTAGGCATTGACTGTGAATGGAAGCCATCATTTGGAGCAACTTATTCTCAAGTTGCATTAATACAAATTGCAACTAGTAATAAAGTATATCTTCTAGATGCTCTAGTATTGAACAAACCAGAATATTCAAGCTTTTGGTACACTTTCCATAAATCTTTCCTTGATAATGCAGAGATCATTAAAGTAGGATTTGGTCTAGAGCAAGACTTGAAAGAAATGAAGTCATGTCTAGTAGGTCTGGGGAATATTAAAGTGCAAGGTGAAGGATTACTGGATCTTGGGACTTTGTGGAAGAGTCTTCTCAATAATGGGCTCACCTTGCCAGGGAACAGTGATAATGTGGGAAACAGTCTCAGCTGTCTAGTACAGTCATGTTTTGGATTACCTCTTGAAAAATCTGAACAATGTTCTAATTGGGAATTGAGGCCTTTAAGAAAGACTCAAATTCTGTATGCTGCATTGGATGCTCATGTGCTGATACAAATATATGAATATCTTCAGAAACTGTGTTCAgaacaacaaattaattttgaggAAATATGCAATGATGTTATGTTGGAAAGTAAGAAAAAATGTACAAAGAAACCTAAGGTTGTTGATAGATTGCAGGCAAGTGTCCCTGTGGTGCAATCCAGATCAGTTCATGAGGTGAAATTTATAGTTGAGCCTTTGTTGTCTAATTTGATGCCTTATTTAAGATACTGTGGAATAGATACTATCGTCATGCCATCAACAATGTTATGGCATGATGCAATCAATGTAGCAATATCAGAAAATCGCCTAGTTTTGGTATGTAAAGTTAAGCATTCACCAACAACAATATTTCCACAAAATTCTATATTAGAAGTTGGTAAAGACACTATTATTCAACAGttacgaaaaatatttaatagttttaacataAAAGTGGAACAAGACAATTTGTTCAGCTTTTGTATTAATTGTAATAGTAaagatttaagaaaactgaattCAGATGAAGTTGTGAAGATGTGTAATGAATACCAAAGATTGTTGAAACCGCCCAACCTACACCCTGATGGGTGTGATGATGAAGAAAATTCATATTATGACAATTTTCTGAGTGATTCTGATTGTGATGAAGATTTGTATCAAGCTGATGTTCAGCCAAAATCATCCCTTACCACAAGTAAGGGTGCCACCGTAGACATCTACGATGCTGGTAAACTATTAGCACTAAGTAAATGTGCAATTCTATGCGAAACATGTGGCAAATTGTTTTGGGATGAAGACATATTGTTAAAACCTGTAACTGAAGtggtttacaattttaaaaaacttaaaatttggTAA